GTTTCTCATGACCTGGAATATACGACCAACCACCCCAAGCCAGACTCGGAATAAATGGTTGCTGTTTGCTAACTGCCCCATAAGCAGCAGGCAAGATATAATCAAGACCAATCATCAGATTTGTGAAGTGTTTCAGTACATCTTTACGGGCATCTGAATTATGTCTTAAAGCCAGCAATGCTTTCAGCGAATTAATAGCTTTTAATTGATATGGTTGAGGAATTGGAAATAGCAATGTACTATTATTTAATATTTGTTCGCGCCGCATAACTTCTTCAGTCAAAGTTAGCTTACCCATTACAGGTACATTATTTACCCGCCGTAGATCATATAAAGCTGTACGCTTGAAAAGGTCTGAATTAGCAGGTTTTAATTTTCCACAACCAACTAAAGGATGATCCATAAAGAATCTACCCACCAAATCGTTTTGATTGCCTAAACCAACTGTTTGTGTCTTGTTTGATAGCAATAGTAAACGTGCGGTTTCAATGCCACCCGCAGCTAATATTACAACTTTGGCACGAACCCAAAATTTATTACCTGATAAACAGGCTACTCTTAAACGAGTTACAGTTTTGGCTGTTTCATCTGTTTGAATTTCCATCAAATTAGCGTTGAGATAGGTAGTAATATTACTAGCCTGATTAATTTCTTCACGATACTCATGGGTGAAGACAGCACGAGGGCCAAACTGAAACATGCTGGTGGTGACATTTCCAGCCAATGGTAATTGAGGAGTTGCAGTATCTTCCCAAGCTTCAGCATTATAAGCAAAAGCTCCTAGTTTACAAATTCCTTGGGCGCGATCGTAGAATGGATCAAGGTGAGATTTATCAAAAGGCCAACCACTGTATGGTAGCCAGTCTCGTTTCTCAAAATCTATCTTGTCTAAAGGTACGTACCTAACACCAATTTGATTGTTACCCAAACGAATTGCCCAAGAGTTTGCTGTACCACCAAATTGAAAACGACGTTGTTCGTCTAGTCTGCCAAAAAGATTCCCCACACTTTCACCTTGAGAAAGTGATTGAGTATTTTTGTCAAAATCCAGTCCACCACTTTCTAAAAGACAAACCCGAAAGTCTGCAAAGGCTAATTCTCGTGCCAAAGTAATACCTGCTGGCCCAGCACCAACAATGCAAACTTCAGTTTCAATAGTTTCATCCAGAGGTAGTGTACGTGCGTCAATTAACATTAATTACCTATAGCAATTCTAAATTATTCCTGAAAAAGGACATTGGGATAATTAGTTTCCTAATTTCCTTATTTCAATAAAAATGAATATGGCACAACTCATGGAGAATTGCCACATATAAATAATGCTGTTTTTTCAATATTCAGTATTGTATGATATCGTACTATATTACTAGTAAGATTTATGACAATTTATTTGTCATAAATCGAACAAACTATATATAATATTAGCTTTATGTAAATATAGATATATCAAGATTTGTATGTATATCAATTAAAAATTCAATATGTATAAAAACACAAAATTTTTCTCACTATTTTTGATATTGATTTAAGTAACTGAATGTTTGACATATTGATGTTCATAAAAATTTCACACACGAAATATCTTAATTTACCCTTTCTTTATAAAAAGACTAAAAAATTGCCGTTAAATTATTTCACTGAGAATAATTTTAAAAAAATTTTTCTCTATTGATGTGCATCCTCTTTTTCAAAAAATCAACAAAAATAAAATAGCTTACGGTAATTCTATTCGGGTTGTGAACAAAGATACTCTGTTGTATGTAGGTCTTAGCCCTCAAATTGTTCATATCCTCATTAAGAAAGCTGTAGCAGTTTTTGTTGCCTCCACAAATCCATCTGTCACCTAAGAATGGAACCACTAGTATGTCCGTAATTACTACACTTGCAAATCAATATTATCTCTACGTCAGACGAGGACAAAAACCAATACCTTGGAATATATACGACACTCAACCGCCGATTAACTTTGGCTTAACTACTTATTTTGGTAAAGTATTTCAGTCTATAGAGAAAAGTCTGAAAATCAGTGGTTTAGTATTTTATGTAACCTGGGATGAAATTGATGAACTTCCATCATACGGGTCAAATGTTGTTGTTTTTGTATTAGGAGACGAGTGGTATCGCATCCCAAAATACGCTCACAAGGTAAAGGCAGTATTTAAATGTATAGGTACACGCCCCATCCTTGGATGCAATCCTCTTTTCAAGCCTTCTTTGCTCAACTTGTTGACACTGATTCAATTTCTCAGAATCTTAGTTGTTTGCTTACCTGGTTTCCTGAATTATCACTGGCACAACTTCAAAACCTTGTTATCAGGTCAAGGTACAATAACACCTATCTACGATATTCCCTTGGGTTACAACAACTCAAAGGATATGTCAATTAAAGATATTAAACAACGTCTCTATGATAGTTATTTTTCTGGTAGCGTAGTACATGTACCGTATCCTTTATGGTCTTTGAAGTACTGGTTGGGAACTCCAAAAGCTCTTGCTCGAAAACTCATGATAGCGAGTGTCAATAAGTTCAAGAGAAAAAATCCAGATTTTAAAGTTGAATTATCAATCACTGGTGGTTTTCGCAATAGAACTATTGAAGATGAGCGCAGCTATTGCGAAATTATGATGGATACAAAAATATGTCTGGTTCCTAGAGGCACGTCTTTTGAAACAACTCGTTTGTTTGAGGCAATGAAATATGGATGTATTGTTGTCACAGAAGCTTTGCCTTCGCGGTGGTATTTGGATGGCTCACCTATTATTAAAATAAAGGATTGGGGGGAATTGGAGGGGATATTAAGCAATCTCCTAGGGAATGAGCAACTTATGCAAGAAATGCACGAAAAGTCATTGAATTGGTGGAAGAATAAATGTTCTGAAGCTATTGTTGCAGAGTACATTGTCGAAAAATTGTACGGCAGCGTCCCTGTTTGGAAAAAACACTCAGCAGGTGTGTCTATGACCTTGACTCCGCCCTAATACCATTTTGAATTTTAGACTTCGTCGTGAGCGCTCAGTCGAACGATTTTAGATTTGAGATTGTGAAACACAGTAGGGGCGGGTTCACCCAGATCATCATTGATAATTGATACTATTTTTAAACCCGCCCCTAGCAGCTTTCTAAATGTCAGACCGTTTTACTTTAAAGTTGATACCAATAGGCAGCAGGGGTGCAGGGGTGAAAGTGTGCTTTGGATTTGTATCAGTAATTAAGTGAAATGGTATCACAATCATTTTTCAAATTGGTAAAATCTAGGAGTTAAGCTAACTGTCATTAGTCATTAGTCCTTTGTAAATATTTTTGACTAATGACTAATGACAAAGAACAACCAGATAAAGAGATTATACAAATTGAATGTGGTTGAAACGCTTAATTTTTAGTCTTTTTAATTGGTTTGGGGCGAGGAAATTGAGAAGGCGGCTTAAAGTTGTTGACTGGTACATCAGTAAGCGCCTTCTGCATAAAATCGCGCCAGATGGGAGTAACCATACCTCCGCCTGTGGCACCGTGAGCTAATTGTTTGTTATCATCTCTTCCTACCCAAATGGCAGTTGTTAATTGTGGTACTGTACCAATAAACCAAATATCTTTCTCTGAAGAAGTTGTGCCGGTTTTACCTGCAACTGGGCGATTTATAGCAGCACCTCGGCCAGTTCCTTCTTTAACTACCGACTGCATGACATCTAAAATTGCGGCTGATGCCCAAGGGTTAAGAACTAGCTTAGGCTTAGGGGTATTATCTAGTAAGACATTACCACTGCTATCATTGACACGGGTAATGAGCGTTGGGGGCGATCGCCAGCCATAATTAGCAAAGGTAGCATAAGCACTAGCCATTTCCAATGGAGTAACACCGATGGCACCCAATGGCAAAGAAGTCACAGGTTCCATCGGACTCATAATTCCCAAAGTACGGCAAGTTTCTATAACTTTATTTATTCCTACCGCTTTGCCAATCTTCACCGCCGGCACATTCCGAGACTGTGCTAAAGCAGTACGTATCGATATTTCACCCTTAAAGGTATTATCGTAGTTGTGTGGAGAATACAAACCATCAATATCAGGATAACTGACTGGGGTATCAAGCACCGTTGTATCTGGTGTAAACTTGCCGCTAGCAAAGGCAGTGTAATAAACAAACGGCTTAAAAGAAGAGCCTGGCTGACGCTGCGCTTGAGTTGCGCGGTTAAATTCGCTCTTCTTTGAGTCTACACCACCCACCAGTGCTTTGACAAAGTGGGTACGTGGGTCAATTGCTACTAAAGCCATTTGATTGTTCTCTAACCCTTGACCTTCAAGAGTTTTATGCCACTTTTTGATAGTTTGTTCTGCCAGCATTTGCAAATTACTGGCTACCGTAGTTTGCACCCGCATTCCACCTTTAAGGACTGCATCACGCCCAAATTTTTTAATTAATTCCTGCGCCACAGCATTAGTGACATAAGGAAAAATACTAGGTTGAAATGACTTAATTTTACCGAGTTTAATTTCTTGCTGGAGAGCATCATCATATTCATGTTTGGTAATCCATTGCAATTCCAGCATCCGTCCCAGTACTTGCCTTTGTTTTTGGATAGCTAAATTCTTGTTCACAAAAGGGCTAAATTGTTCTGGGGCTTGGATTAAACCCGCCATCATTGCTGACTCAGCCAAAGTCAAATCAAAAGCCGATTTATCAAAGTAAGTTTGTGCTGCTGTTTCTGCACCATAGTTATTATGACCCCAATAAACTTGATTGAGGTACATTTCTAAAATCCGGTCTTTACTGAAAATTTGCTCTAAGCGAATTGCTAATACCGCTTCAGCTACTTTGCGGGTAAAAGCACGTTTGCGAGTTAAAAAGAGATTTTTCACCAACTGCATGGTGATGGTAGAACCACCCTCATGTACACCACCTGCTGTCCAGTTAACTATAGCAGCACGGCCGATACCTCCTGGATCAACACCAGGGTGGTTGTAGAAATAACTATCTTCACTGGCTAAGACTGCTCTTTTTAAATTTGAGGAAATTTGATCTAAGGGTACAATTTTTCTGTTAGCTTCTCCATGTAAACCGACTAAAAGCTTGCCTTTGATGTCATAAATGTAAGTTGTTTCTGCTGGCAAGAAGTTCCGTATTTGTCCGACCTGTGGCAAATTACGGAAACTAATAGCTAAACCAACCAATCCTCCAGCCACAACAGAAGTTGTCAATATAGTGATTGTTAACAGAGTACCACCAGTGATTTGACCTACTTGTCTCCAAAACTCGAAACTAGGTGAAGTCTGGATTTCTGGTTGCTGTTGTTCAAAAGTTTTTGACGAAGACACGGCAATTGCACTTCCTCACTTGTGAATACAACTACAATTTATTTAACGAAACTGGTGAAGTAATTTTGGCAACTATCAGCGTACAGTTGCCAAAGTAAATAAATTGGTTGCCAAATAATTTTCTAACTTTGAGTAGAGTGTAGAAGATAACTACCTATTGTCATGAGTTCTAAAATATAACCCTCTGACTAAAGTTAGAAAAGATAAAGTCAAAGGTAAGGGATTAAATTTAACTTGAGTTCGATTGACCCATGACTGATTACTGATGACTGTGAACAGTGGAATATTTTTTTACTTGGAAGTCTCTTAGAGACACGCCATAACGCATCTCTACTGTAATTAATGACTGCCTTCTTCCGCAGCGGCAATTTCTAGTAGTAGCTTGAGTGCTGTGTCAGGGTTAAGACTGATGGAATCAATGCCTTGTTCTACTAGAAAGTGAGCAAATTCTGGATAATCGTTAGCTGCTTGACCGCAGATACCAATTTTACAAAGAAAGGCAGAGGGCAGAGGGCAGAAGGCAGAAGGAAAGAAGTATAGCGTTGATCGTAGTAACGAGAAGACCACGCCAGCCAATCATCGGGTTTTTTTCTGTGGGTTCAAACTGCTTACCACCCAAAAGATGTGCGTATTCGTTGTTTTTGAAATCTGAGAAGCGGACAATTACAGGTTTGGGGTAGGCAAGAGCGATCGCTTGCTGTAATTTCTGCGGAAACGGAGTTTGCAGCATCAGTAATCTAGCTTTTTTGCCACACTGCCGTAGATTTGTGAGATTTTCGACATCTAAGTTTACAAATATCTCTCTGAGTTTTACTTCTAACCCTGCTGAAGAAATGAAAGTCCTATAAGCATAAGCAGTTGTCGCAAATCCTGTAGGAACTTTCACTCCTTTGCGCCGCAATTGCTGAATCATTTCACCTAAAAAAGCATTTTTACTGCCTACTAATGGAATGTCTGCAATCCCTACATTGTTCAAAGGTAAAACCAAGGCTTGTTCTTTAGAATTTGGGTTTTTATTGTTTGAATGTACAAGTATTTCTAACATGCCTGAGGTTTCCATAATCATCAAGATACTTAAAAGCTGTGTAGTAACTTAATTTACTGCTAAATTTCACCGTTAATCTTTATAGGGAGTTAATTTGAGGATCTTGTGAGGATAAAGCTAGTAGGAACTTCCATTCACATTTGGCATGTAGGAAACGCCAGAAATCTTTGGATAATCTGGTGTTGAAGAGCTAATGTCTTGTGGACTGGTTGAATTTAAGTCTAGCAACTAAGCATCAAGGCTACAGCAAGTCTAAAGTATCACTACTGCTAACAGTGAATGTAAAATCTCAAAATGCTACTTCAGGGTTATTACTTAAAAAAATATGTATAAATATTAAAAAAAATTGATTAATATGATTTTCTTCACAACTTCCTCATATTTCACGACTATCCTCGAAGTATAAATAGATTTTTGAATTACTGCTGGCTTGTCAACTGACTATTTTCATTTTCCACACACTTTTTTACAATCAGGGTTTCAAAAAAGATGAATTACTGTCCTTGCTGTTCTGGATTACTTTTACAACATGTATGTGGTTCCGAAATTTCCTGGTTCTGCCGTCATTGTTGGCAAGATATGCCAGTATTTAGTGCAAATCATTCTGGTTCATTGGCAGAGGTTGTGGTAAGTGAATTATCTACAAATCTTCAGAATCGGAAAAACACGAATACCAGAAATTACAATACCAAACGCAAAACTGTGACTGGCTGGATCGGAGTACAAAATGTGCCAGCATAAGGCGAGAAAATCGGCACATTCCTCAACTAAGCTAAAACACATCTAAATTGCATAGTCACCCATCAGGGTCGTTGACCGATGAATGATCACAATCATCAATCATCAGTCATCAAACCCCTTATTGCTTAAAACCCTCGAATAGATTCGAGGGTTTTCTATTTTGCTTTTATTTTTAATTTTTATTAAATGGGATGCTGTGGAGA
Above is a window of Nostoc sp. UHCC 0702 DNA encoding:
- a CDS encoding GMC family oxidoreductase, translating into MLIDARTLPLDETIETEVCIVGAGPAGITLARELAFADFRVCLLESGGLDFDKNTQSLSQGESVGNLFGRLDEQRRFQFGGTANSWAIRLGNNQIGVRYVPLDKIDFEKRDWLPYSGWPFDKSHLDPFYDRAQGICKLGAFAYNAEAWEDTATPQLPLAGNVTTSMFQFGPRAVFTHEYREEINQASNITTYLNANLMEIQTDETAKTVTRLRVACLSGNKFWVRAKVVILAAGGIETARLLLLSNKTQTVGLGNQNDLVGRFFMDHPLVGCGKLKPANSDLFKRTALYDLRRVNNVPVMGKLTLTEEVMRREQILNNSTLLFPIPQPYQLKAINSLKALLALRHNSDARKDVLKHFTNLMIGLDYILPAAYGAVSKQQPFIPSLAWGGWSYIPGHEKRFVEFEALHQTEQVPDPDNRVTLISDRDRLGRQQVKLHWRWNDIDIHNIKRTQDILTEEIARAAIGQLQVERDGNLPKLIHPGTHHHMGTTRMHDDPKQGVVDKNCQVHGVSNLFIASSSVFPTGGYANPTLTIVALAIRLADHVKTIMASKPVAEIISSPDN
- a CDS encoding glycosyltransferase family 1 protein translates to MSVITTLANQYYLYVRRGQKPIPWNIYDTQPPINFGLTTYFGKVFQSIEKSLKISGLVFYVTWDEIDELPSYGSNVVVFVLGDEWYRIPKYAHKVKAVFKCIGTRPILGCNPLFKPSLLNLLTLIQFLRILVVCLPGFLNYHWHNFKTLLSGQGTITPIYDIPLGYNNSKDMSIKDIKQRLYDSYFSGSVVHVPYPLWSLKYWLGTPKALARKLMIASVNKFKRKNPDFKVELSITGGFRNRTIEDERSYCEIMMDTKICLVPRGTSFETTRLFEAMKYGCIVVTEALPSRWYLDGSPIIKIKDWGELEGILSNLLGNEQLMQEMHEKSLNWWKNKCSEAIVAEYIVEKLYGSVPVWKKHSAGVSMTLTPP
- a CDS encoding penicillin-binding protein, with translation MSSSKTFEQQQPEIQTSPSFEFWRQVGQITGGTLLTITILTTSVVAGGLVGLAISFRNLPQVGQIRNFLPAETTYIYDIKGKLLVGLHGEANRKIVPLDQISSNLKRAVLASEDSYFYNHPGVDPGGIGRAAIVNWTAGGVHEGGSTITMQLVKNLFLTRKRAFTRKVAEAVLAIRLEQIFSKDRILEMYLNQVYWGHNNYGAETAAQTYFDKSAFDLTLAESAMMAGLIQAPEQFSPFVNKNLAIQKQRQVLGRMLELQWITKHEYDDALQQEIKLGKIKSFQPSIFPYVTNAVAQELIKKFGRDAVLKGGMRVQTTVASNLQMLAEQTIKKWHKTLEGQGLENNQMALVAIDPRTHFVKALVGGVDSKKSEFNRATQAQRQPGSSFKPFVYYTAFASGKFTPDTTVLDTPVSYPDIDGLYSPHNYDNTFKGEISIRTALAQSRNVPAVKIGKAVGINKVIETCRTLGIMSPMEPVTSLPLGAIGVTPLEMASAYATFANYGWRSPPTLITRVNDSSGNVLLDNTPKPKLVLNPWASAAILDVMQSVVKEGTGRGAAINRPVAGKTGTTSSEKDIWFIGTVPQLTTAIWVGRDDNKQLAHGATGGGMVTPIWRDFMQKALTDVPVNNFKPPSQFPRPKPIKKTKN